A DNA window from Peromyscus leucopus breed LL Stock chromosome 3, UCI_PerLeu_2.1, whole genome shotgun sequence contains the following coding sequences:
- the Emp1 gene encoding epithelial membrane protein 1 encodes MLVLLAGIFVVHIAAAIMLFVSTISNVWMVSSDVLSSVGLWKNCTHGSCDDSLTYGNEDALKAVQAFMILSIIFSIISLVVFVFQLFTMEKGNRFFLSGSTMLVCWFCILVGVSIYTHHYAHSDRNFVYGGHHGYCFILTWICFCFTFIIGILYMVLRKK; translated from the exons ATGTTGGTGTTACTGGCTGGTATCTTCGTGGTCCACATCGCCGCTGCCATTATGCTATTTGTCTCCACCATCTCCAAT GTCTGGATGGTTTCCTCCGATGTATTATCCTCTGTAGGGCTTTGGAAGAACTGTACTCACGGTAGCTGTGATGACTCCCTGACATACGGCAATGA AGATGCTCTCAAGGCAGTGCAAGCCTTCATGATcctctccatcatcttctctaTAATCTCCCTTGTGGTCTTCGTGTTCCAGCTCTTCACCATGGAGAAGGGAAACCGATTCTTCCTCTCAGGGTCCACCATGTTGGTGTGCT GGTTTTGCATCCTGGTTGGGGTGTCTATCTACACTCACCATTATGCCCACAGCGACAGGAACTTTGTCTATGGCGGCCACCACGGCTATTGTTTCATCCTGACCTGGATCTGCTTCTGCTTCACTTTCATTATTGGCATTCTCTATATGGTCCTGAGGAAGAAATAA